A window from Candidatus Bathyarchaeota archaeon encodes these proteins:
- the rimI gene encoding ribosomal protein S18-alanine N-acetyltransferase gives MQTTFTLRPFKPGDLEKVVSINRVCLPENYSHYFFMDIYERYSATFIVAEQEQNIVGYIMCRIETGFSSFGLFGIPKKGHVVSVAVLPGHQHKGIGSALMKEAMKNMRLYRAKECYLEVRVSNVPAVNMYKKLGFQVVRTKRGYYADEEDAYVMAKKLKQ, from the coding sequence TTGCAGACAACCTTCACCCTTCGACCTTTTAAGCCCGGCGACCTCGAAAAAGTCGTAAGCATAAACCGCGTTTGCCTACCAGAAAATTATTCACATTATTTTTTCATGGACATATACGAGCGGTATTCAGCTACCTTCATCGTGGCTGAGCAAGAACAGAACATTGTAGGGTATATTATGTGCAGAATTGAAACAGGCTTTTCAAGTTTTGGCTTGTTCGGCATTCCTAAAAAGGGACATGTGGTTTCCGTTGCGGTATTGCCTGGGCATCAACACAAGGGCATAGGCAGTGCTCTTATGAAAGAAGCGATGAAGAACATGCGCTTGTATAGAGCGAAAGAATGCTATTTGGAAGTGAGGGTCAGCAATGTTCCTGCGGTGAACATGTATAAAAAGTTAGGTTTTCAAGTGGTACGTACAAAGCGCGGGTACTATGCTGATGAAGAAGACGCTTACGTCATGGCAAAAAAACTAAAGCAATAA
- a CDS encoding AbrB/MazE/SpoVT family DNA-binding domain-containing protein, with protein MPVKRENIMEIIENFFKTKIDERGRIYIPKSVRQRFSIKLGERLYIKLENNHFSIYTATAIKKLQLTRKLSGKENVF; from the coding sequence ATGCCCGTCAAAAGGGAAAACATAATGGAGATCATTGAGAATTTCTTCAAAACAAAAATCGACGAACGTGGGAGAATCTACATACCTAAATCTGTGAGACAAAGGTTTTCAATAAAGCTCGGCGAAAGACTCTATATTAAACTTGAAAACAACCACTTTAGCATATATACCGCAACAGCTATCAAGAAACTACAGCTAACCAGAAAGTTATCGGGGAAAGAAAATGTCTTCTAA